From the genome of Flavobacterium luteolum, one region includes:
- a CDS encoding DUF4907 domain-containing protein encodes MITNIKKVFWSTIQKILIVFALLSLFTACTKKEALTTASFKTNSGWGYTIAYKEKILIKQSIIPVISDTKSFKTENDALKVADLVKQKLKENLSPTVTKNELILLKIKL; translated from the coding sequence ATGATAACTAATATTAAAAAAGTCTTCTGGAGCACTATCCAGAAGATTTTAATCGTTTTTGCACTTCTTTCACTTTTTACTGCTTGCACAAAAAAAGAAGCTTTAACAACAGCATCTTTTAAAACAAATTCGGGATGGGGCTACACAATAGCCTACAAAGAAAAAATTTTAATTAAACAGTCTATCATTCCGGTAATAAGCGACACTAAAAGCTTTAAAACAGAAAACGATGCCCTAAAAGTTGCTGATCTTGTAAAGCAGAAACTCAAAGAAAACTTATCTCCTACGGTAACCAAAAATGAATTAATTTTATTAAAAATAAAATTGTAA
- a CDS encoding gamma carbonic anhydrase family protein produces the protein MLIKSVNGKSPLIPEDCYVAENATIVGDVTFGESCSVWFNAVVRGDVHFIKIGNKVNIQDGAVIHCTYQKHPTIIGNNVSIGHNAIVHGCTIHDNVLIGMGAIVMDNCVVESNAIIAAGAVVTQNTVVTSGSIYAGVPAKKVKDIDQSDFAGEIGRISNNYVMYSSWFKEEK, from the coding sequence ATGCTGATTAAATCTGTAAACGGAAAATCGCCTCTTATTCCAGAGGATTGTTATGTAGCCGAAAATGCTACTATTGTTGGAGATGTTACTTTTGGAGAATCTTGCAGTGTTTGGTTTAATGCTGTTGTGAGGGGAGATGTTCATTTTATTAAAATCGGAAATAAAGTAAACATTCAGGATGGTGCAGTAATTCATTGTACATATCAAAAACACCCTACGATTATAGGAAATAACGTTTCAATAGGTCATAATGCAATTGTGCACGGATGCACGATTCATGATAACGTTTTAATCGGAATGGGAGCAATCGTAATGGATAATTGCGTAGTAGAAAGCAATGCCATAATTGCTGCAGGTGCCGTAGTAACTCAAAATACGGTTGTAACTTCAGGAAGTATTTATGCTGGTGTTCCGGCAAAAAAGGTGAAAGATATTGACCAATCTGATTTTGCTGGCGAAATTGGACGTATATCAAATAATTATGTGATGTACTCGAGTTGGTTCAAAGAAGAAAAATAA
- a CDS encoding DUF6268 family outer membrane beta-barrel protein has translation MKVRFLVCSLFLISFLGLKAQENFSAAINFKTEPTEKINFNETNIAIFYQKKLDAKSKIANTLEYSNLKVNYELNPYNFYADEDKFNQVQNKFEYSSEIVEKTKWRLSIIPTANFQSKLDFSVITVLGNLEISQRLSSKVNVIIGAGRTSIFGAPKITPIVAFDYKMNEKIDFRIGFPDSKISYSNNDRNKFSLTNSFNGNFYHLDETADADNKAKKATLSQMTSALEYERNVAGNWFLNFKAGYDFNKKYNLLDNSDHKIYDYNTGNGYVLGIGIKYKQ, from the coding sequence ATGAAAGTAAGGTTTTTGGTTTGTTCTCTTTTTTTGATTTCATTTTTAGGTTTAAAAGCTCAGGAGAATTTTAGCGCTGCTATAAATTTTAAAACCGAGCCGACAGAAAAGATAAATTTTAATGAAACAAACATTGCTATTTTTTATCAGAAAAAATTAGACGCAAAAAGCAAAATAGCAAACACGCTAGAATATTCTAATTTGAAGGTGAATTACGAATTAAATCCCTATAACTTTTATGCAGATGAGGATAAATTCAACCAAGTTCAAAACAAATTTGAGTATTCATCTGAAATAGTAGAAAAAACAAAATGGAGGCTTTCTATAATTCCAACAGCGAATTTTCAGAGCAAACTAGATTTTTCTGTTATTACTGTTTTAGGAAATTTAGAAATAAGCCAGCGGCTAAGTTCAAAAGTAAATGTAATAATTGGAGCGGGACGTACCTCTATTTTCGGAGCTCCGAAAATTACACCGATTGTTGCTTTTGATTATAAAATGAATGAGAAAATCGATTTTAGAATCGGATTTCCAGATTCGAAAATTTCTTATTCAAATAATGATCGAAACAAATTTAGTCTGACAAATAGTTTTAATGGAAACTTTTATCATTTGGACGAAACTGCCGATGCAGATAATAAGGCAAAAAAAGCCACTTTATCGCAAATGACTTCGGCATTGGAATATGAAAGAAATGTTGCAGGCAATTGGTTTTTAAATTTTAAAGCAGGTTACGATTTCAATAAAAAATACAATTTACTAGACAACAGTGACCATAAAATATACGACTACAATACCGGAAATGGTTACGTTTTAGGAATAGGGATCAAATACAAACAATAA
- a CDS encoding sensor histidine kinase, producing MQIDTIKNTGYNKILFHFMIWIFFILTSLIQFYESPFKLDNDFYAQWLSGILLFYLNYFYLVPNYLLQKKYWVYGTFAIGLIVLFMAIRLNYFIPEFRHLRPEKMMHSETIIRDPHFFPKGDRMHHRIEMRQPFFFKIAPSFFYILIITVSAIIRTLTEFYNNQQNKLIAETHRTNTELIYLRKQTNPHFLFNSLNSIYSLAHKKSDLVPDAIVTLSELMRYMLYETDNKTVALEKEVNYIQNYIELQKLRLNNIEDIVINVHGDTKNKFIEPLLLISFVENAFKYGTDYKGAAHVKIKILITDHNLDFWIENTIENYVKDPENSGIGLVNIQSRLDLLYPNAHELTITQDNEYYRVHLNLKLDEIKTAIH from the coding sequence ATGCAGATCGATACCATTAAAAATACAGGCTACAACAAAATACTATTTCATTTTATGATATGGATTTTCTTTATTTTGACTTCTCTAATTCAATTTTACGAAAGTCCATTTAAACTCGACAACGATTTTTATGCCCAATGGCTTTCTGGAATTTTATTGTTTTATCTGAACTATTTTTATTTGGTTCCAAATTATCTACTGCAAAAAAAATATTGGGTCTATGGCACATTTGCTATTGGTCTGATAGTCCTATTTATGGCAATAAGGCTAAATTATTTTATTCCTGAATTTAGACATTTAAGGCCCGAAAAAATGATGCATTCTGAAACCATTATTCGTGACCCCCATTTTTTTCCAAAAGGCGACAGAATGCATCACAGAATAGAAATGAGACAGCCGTTTTTTTTTAAAATTGCCCCATCATTTTTCTACATCTTAATTATTACGGTTTCTGCAATTATTAGAACATTAACTGAATTTTATAACAATCAGCAAAACAAACTGATTGCCGAAACACACCGAACAAATACTGAATTGATCTATTTGCGCAAACAAACCAATCCGCATTTTTTATTTAATTCCTTAAACAGTATTTATTCGCTGGCACACAAAAAATCTGATTTGGTCCCTGATGCCATCGTGACCTTGTCTGAGCTTATGCGCTATATGCTCTACGAGACAGACAACAAAACGGTGGCTTTAGAAAAAGAGGTCAATTATATCCAGAATTATATTGAATTGCAAAAACTGCGATTAAACAATATCGAAGACATTGTAATCAACGTTCATGGCGATACAAAAAACAAATTTATCGAACCTTTATTGTTGATTTCTTTTGTTGAAAATGCCTTTAAATATGGAACTGATTATAAAGGCGCCGCTCACGTAAAAATCAAGATTCTTATAACAGATCATAATCTTGACTTTTGGATCGAAAATACGATTGAAAACTATGTAAAAGACCCTGAAAACTCAGGAATTGGATTGGTAAACATTCAAAGCCGCCTTGACCTTCTTTATCCAAACGCACACGAACTGACCATTACTCAGGATAATGAATATTACCGAGTTCATTTAAATTTAAAGTTAGACGAAATTAAAACCGCAATACATTAA
- a CDS encoding DUF4270 family protein — protein MRKFILMLLFVLTLFSCGTDTDTGEFTVGSDYLALSNKVILIDTMTVNMSTINFDSLATSSRGRILIGNYDDPIFGKVKSDSYFQVSTDIYALNSIGSDTESTNYVFDSISMILKYDRYFYGDTTKVQTFNIHRLTQKVKPNKEDNNFYNNSTLTYSSESLGTISFRPRPKEKDSINIQMSKEFGEALFQKIKKREVTDFGSFTEYLKGFVLVPENSSSSNVIGFSVSNSKVRLYYSKYQTDSETPYIIDFSILDTSKQFNSISLDKTGTILQNLPVSTGTLSSTLVSNQGFIQSGTGVACRVDFPNIKQFKNISANGAIVDAELILKPVNNTYSEKYPLADSLTVYVGDNLNRISGTLVNAAGASVYGRLSKSSDEFNENVAYSISVGAFLQKEMLKQSDSRSSLILTLPGIAQSVNRIVLGDQKHFNNKIQLKIYYISY, from the coding sequence ATGCGCAAGTTTATATTGATGCTGCTTTTTGTACTAACCTTATTTTCATGTGGTACAGATACAGATACTGGAGAATTTACTGTTGGGTCTGATTATTTGGCTTTGAGTAATAAAGTGATTTTGATTGATACGATGACAGTCAATATGTCAACGATTAATTTTGATTCATTAGCAACTTCTAGCCGAGGTAGAATCCTGATAGGGAATTATGATGATCCCATTTTCGGAAAAGTAAAATCGGATAGCTATTTTCAGGTTTCTACTGATATTTATGCATTAAACAGTATTGGATCAGATACAGAATCTACAAATTATGTTTTTGATTCTATTTCTATGATTCTTAAGTATGATAGGTACTTTTATGGAGATACGACAAAAGTTCAGACGTTTAATATTCACAGATTAACTCAAAAAGTTAAGCCAAATAAAGAGGATAATAATTTCTATAATAATTCGACACTGACTTATAGCTCGGAAAGTTTGGGTACAATCTCATTTAGACCAAGACCAAAGGAAAAAGATTCTATCAATATTCAAATGAGTAAAGAATTTGGAGAAGCTCTTTTTCAAAAAATAAAGAAAAGAGAAGTTACAGATTTTGGCAGTTTTACAGAATATCTCAAAGGATTTGTATTGGTTCCAGAAAATTCAAGTTCTTCCAATGTTATCGGATTTAGTGTTTCGAATAGTAAGGTTCGGTTGTATTATTCGAAGTATCAGACAGATAGTGAAACTCCATATATAATCGATTTTTCGATTTTAGACACTTCTAAACAGTTTAATTCTATTTCGCTCGACAAAACAGGAACGATCCTGCAAAATCTCCCCGTATCTACTGGTACATTATCAAGTACACTAGTCAGCAACCAAGGATTTATACAATCTGGAACAGGTGTTGCTTGTCGGGTCGATTTTCCAAATATAAAGCAGTTTAAGAATATTTCGGCAAACGGCGCTATTGTCGATGCAGAATTAATTCTTAAACCAGTTAATAATACTTATTCAGAAAAATATCCTTTAGCTGATTCGCTAACTGTTTATGTGGGAGATAATTTAAATAGAATAAGCGGAACTCTTGTCAATGCTGCTGGCGCTTCGGTTTATGGAAGGCTGAGTAAAAGCAGCGATGAATTTAACGAAAATGTAGCATATTCAATTTCGGTCGGAGCTTTTCTTCAAAAGGAAATGCTAAAACAATCTGATTCAAGATCATCGCTTATTTTGACACTGCCTGGAATTGCACAATCTGTAAACAGAATCGTTCTGGGTGATCAAAAACATTTCAACAATAAAATTCAGCTGAAAATTTATTACATCTCTTATTAA
- a CDS encoding LytR/AlgR family response regulator transcription factor, translating into MKCVIIDDEPLAVELLQDFVKKVDTLELVSTFNNAIDAVSFINQNNVDLVFLDIQMPHFSGIDFLNTIEKKPLVIFTTAYSDYAVEGFNLGAVDYLVKPIPFHRFLKAVVRAQQVLQPVTTQTLAENNNTPEIEQDFMFVRAEYENVKLNFADILFIEGLKDYVKIYTTDNKFTLTLISLIKLENLLSSKGFARIHRSYIINIKHVKSIQKNKVLISDKRVPISESYKNTFFEKINL; encoded by the coding sequence ATGAAATGTGTAATTATTGATGACGAACCTTTGGCTGTAGAACTTTTACAGGATTTTGTCAAAAAAGTTGATACTCTTGAGTTGGTAAGCACTTTCAACAATGCTATTGATGCCGTTTCATTTATCAACCAAAATAATGTTGATTTGGTTTTTCTTGATATTCAGATGCCTCATTTTTCAGGAATTGATTTTTTAAATACCATAGAAAAAAAACCTCTAGTAATTTTTACGACGGCTTATTCTGATTATGCTGTAGAAGGTTTTAATCTTGGTGCAGTAGATTATTTAGTAAAACCTATTCCGTTTCATCGATTTCTAAAAGCAGTGGTTAGAGCACAGCAGGTTTTACAGCCGGTAACGACTCAAACACTTGCCGAAAACAACAACACTCCAGAAATTGAACAGGATTTTATGTTTGTTCGAGCTGAATATGAAAATGTAAAATTGAATTTTGCTGATATTCTTTTTATTGAAGGCCTTAAAGATTATGTCAAAATTTACACTACAGACAATAAATTTACGCTGACGCTAATCAGTTTAATCAAACTTGAAAATTTACTTTCGAGCAAAGGTTTTGCTAGAATTCACAGGTCGTATATTATCAATATCAAACATGTTAAATCGATTCAGAAAAACAAGGTATTAATAAGCGATAAAAGAGTTCCAATCAGCGAAAGCTATAAAAATACTTTCTTCGAAAAAATCAACCTTTAG
- a CDS encoding aromatic hydrocarbon degradation protein, which produces MKNKIVLWSCFLLMSLTSFSQSISSSPYSLYGLGSLYDSDFGYLPSIGGSGIALPSDTFINNLNPASLGFMYQNHFLFDLGGKAIATTYQGSNRTEKRNNFQFSHLAFAFPVTKNSGFSLALRPYSSSVFKISNLKLPIADSQEYYYVTAQGSGGLNNLDFSYGYRFGKKLTVGATGTVLFGNTVDDRAFLISNAITTVHKQTDYRGVRATLGAQFKIDSTFTIGTTFKVPTRINASKVQSVTSIADEVESSIETDKASDTDDYYMPLEIGFGASKRFKNNLSVTLDYEKSFWSNTNQSDLYGEFVNQDRFALGVTYSTKKNVRKYWDRVGYAAGINFDNGYLEIDKQHVNSASISVGLNLPIENTFSSLNISYSYGQKGRIANDLIKENYHKISLNLSLDGIWFVKRKFE; this is translated from the coding sequence ATGAAAAATAAAATTGTTTTATGGAGCTGCTTCCTTTTAATGTCGCTGACTTCGTTTTCTCAAAGTATTTCAAGTTCTCCATATTCGCTTTATGGATTAGGAAGTCTGTATGATTCAGATTTTGGCTATCTGCCTTCAATTGGTGGTTCTGGAATTGCTTTGCCTTCAGATACTTTTATCAATAATTTAAATCCAGCTTCTTTAGGATTTATGTATCAAAATCATTTTCTTTTTGATCTTGGAGGAAAAGCGATTGCGACAACATATCAAGGCAGTAATCGTACAGAAAAGCGAAATAATTTTCAGTTTTCTCATTTGGCTTTTGCTTTTCCAGTCACAAAAAACTCTGGCTTTAGTTTGGCGCTTCGCCCATATTCAAGTTCGGTATTTAAAATCTCAAATTTAAAACTTCCAATTGCCGATAGTCAGGAATATTATTACGTTACGGCACAAGGATCTGGAGGTTTAAACAATCTAGATTTTTCATACGGATATCGATTTGGAAAAAAATTAACAGTAGGGGCAACTGGAACGGTACTTTTTGGGAACACCGTTGATGATCGAGCCTTTTTGATTTCAAATGCTATTACTACCGTCCATAAGCAAACAGATTATAGAGGCGTTCGTGCAACATTAGGGGCTCAGTTTAAAATAGATTCTACATTTACAATTGGAACAACATTTAAAGTCCCTACAAGAATAAATGCTTCTAAAGTACAATCTGTAACAAGTATTGCAGATGAAGTAGAATCTTCTATTGAAACTGATAAAGCTTCAGATACAGACGATTATTATATGCCGCTAGAAATTGGTTTTGGAGCAAGTAAACGATTTAAAAATAATTTGAGTGTAACTTTAGATTATGAAAAAAGCTTCTGGAGTAATACAAACCAATCCGATCTTTATGGTGAATTTGTAAATCAAGATCGTTTTGCATTAGGAGTTACCTATAGCACTAAAAAGAATGTTAGGAAATATTGGGATAGGGTAGGTTATGCTGCAGGTATAAACTTTGATAATGGCTATCTGGAAATTGACAAACAGCATGTCAATAGCGCATCTATTTCTGTTGGACTAAATCTTCCAATCGAAAATACATTTTCATCACTTAATATTTCTTATTCTTACGGACAGAAAGGCAGAATTGCAAATGATCTAATAAAAGAAAACTACCACAAAATATCACTTAATCTATCGTTGGACGGAATTTGGTTCGTCAAGCGAAAGTTTGAATAA
- a CDS encoding Kelch repeat-containing protein, translating into MINLKKGILFTALFSSLFFISCSNDNDDDDLVGNWIKKSAFDGPARSSATSFVIGDYAYVVGGYTGDVYLKDLWVYNSTGDYWEQKADFGGVGRSSASSFALNDKGYVGLGYDGTNKLKDFYQYDPSANSWTQKTDFAGTARYAAVGFQVGGKAYFGTGYDGNYLKDFYQYDDQANTWTLVNGFSGNKRRNATVFTIADKAYLVTGVNNGVYQEDFWEFDPATDVWTRKRDIDKDTDDDYSYNDDYAIVRSNASSFSMNGLGYVVGGENVKTVWEYNPTTDLWTERTPMEGATRTDAVGFAINNRGFYMLGRIGSTYFDDAWEFKPLDEQSDDDN; encoded by the coding sequence ATGATTAATCTAAAAAAAGGAATTTTATTCACAGCGCTTTTTTCGAGCCTCTTTTTTATAAGCTGCAGCAATGATAATGATGACGATGATTTGGTAGGAAACTGGATTAAAAAATCAGCCTTTGATGGCCCTGCAAGATCTAGTGCCACAAGTTTTGTTATCGGAGATTATGCTTATGTAGTAGGCGGATATACAGGCGATGTTTATTTGAAAGATTTGTGGGTTTACAATTCAACTGGAGATTATTGGGAACAGAAAGCTGATTTTGGCGGTGTTGGAAGAAGTTCTGCTTCCAGTTTTGCATTAAACGACAAAGGTTATGTAGGTCTTGGTTATGACGGAACAAACAAACTGAAAGATTTTTATCAATATGACCCGTCTGCAAATAGCTGGACACAAAAAACAGATTTTGCTGGAACAGCGCGTTATGCCGCAGTAGGTTTTCAGGTTGGTGGTAAAGCCTATTTTGGAACAGGTTATGACGGAAATTATTTGAAAGATTTTTATCAGTATGATGACCAAGCAAATACTTGGACTCTAGTAAATGGTTTCAGCGGAAATAAAAGACGTAACGCGACTGTTTTTACAATTGCAGACAAAGCGTACTTGGTGACTGGTGTAAACAATGGCGTATATCAGGAAGATTTCTGGGAATTTGATCCAGCAACAGATGTTTGGACAAGAAAAAGAGATATCGATAAAGATACAGACGACGATTACAGCTACAACGATGATTATGCTATTGTACGTTCTAATGCATCAAGCTTTTCTATGAATGGTTTAGGGTATGTTGTAGGAGGCGAAAACGTAAAAACAGTTTGGGAATACAACCCAACAACCGACTTATGGACAGAAAGAACTCCAATGGAAGGAGCTACAAGAACCGATGCAGTTGGTTTTGCCATCAATAATCGCGGATTCTATATGTTAGGACGAATTGGCTCTACTTACTTTGACGATGCTTGGGAATTTAAGCCGTTAGACGAACAAAGTGACGATGATAACTAA
- the murI gene encoding glutamate racemase: MTNNNPIGVFDSGIGGTSIWSAIHDLLPNEKTIYLADSKNAPYGQRSKDEIVALSKKNVEFLLENKCKLIVVACNTATTNAIVELRADYDIPFVGIEPAIKPAANNSQTQVIGILATKGTLNSELFNKTAEMFHNTKIIEQVGHGLVQLIEDGNLHSPEMTQLLESYLQPMIEANIDYLVLGCSHYPYLIPQIKKILPDHIKIIDSGEAVARQTKNLLKDKVGFSESTDIDPVFYVNSDPKVLESILEYKYPVIKKDF; this comes from the coding sequence ATGACAAACAATAATCCTATAGGCGTTTTTGATTCTGGTATTGGCGGAACTTCCATTTGGAGCGCCATCCATGACCTTCTTCCAAATGAAAAAACCATTTATCTGGCCGACAGTAAAAATGCACCATATGGTCAAAGAAGCAAAGATGAAATTGTTGCATTAAGCAAAAAAAATGTAGAGTTTTTACTAGAGAATAAATGCAAACTAATTGTTGTTGCCTGCAATACTGCAACCACAAATGCTATAGTAGAACTACGTGCAGATTATGATATTCCATTTGTTGGAATTGAACCTGCCATTAAACCTGCCGCAAACAATTCCCAAACTCAGGTTATTGGAATTCTGGCTACAAAAGGAACACTAAACAGTGAGTTATTTAATAAAACTGCCGAGATGTTTCATAACACCAAAATCATAGAGCAAGTTGGTCACGGACTTGTACAGCTGATTGAAGATGGCAATTTGCACTCACCAGAAATGACCCAATTGTTAGAGTCATATCTTCAGCCGATGATTGAAGCTAATATTGACTACTTGGTATTAGGATGCAGCCACTACCCTTATCTAATTCCTCAGATAAAAAAAATTCTCCCAGATCATATTAAAATAATAGACTCAGGAGAAGCTGTTGCACGCCAAACAAAAAATCTACTTAAAGACAAAGTTGGCTTTTCTGAAAGTACAGATATTGACCCAGTATTTTATGTCAATTCTGACCCAAAAGTTTTAGAGTCAATTTTAGAGTATAAATATCCGGTAATCAAAAAAGACTTTTAA
- a CDS encoding intradiol ring-cleavage dioxygenase: protein MDRKKFIRNGILGIASLATASKFLESCSKSDNDETDTSNSGDESCTVSPAETKGPFPIKTPSQLILENIKSDRVGIALLINLKIENKKNNCEPLSGVLVDVWHCDKDGNYSEYGGTQMQQTDYTSVHFLRGRQTSNTNGEVSFISIYPGWYQGRAPHVHVEVLSSAGTSLLVTQIAFPETISSQVYSSTNYVAHGQADTANAKDNVFADSLSEELATITGNITDGYTLTKTITVNA from the coding sequence ATGGACAGAAAAAAATTCATCCGAAATGGTATTTTGGGCATTGCATCATTGGCAACTGCTTCAAAATTTTTAGAATCTTGTTCTAAAAGCGATAATGACGAAACTGATACAAGCAATTCTGGAGACGAAAGCTGTACTGTTTCTCCAGCAGAAACAAAGGGTCCGTTCCCGATTAAAACGCCAAGTCAGCTAATTTTAGAAAACATCAAGTCTGACCGTGTTGGAATTGCGCTATTGATTAATTTAAAAATTGAAAATAAAAAGAATAATTGCGAACCTCTTTCGGGAGTTTTAGTAGATGTCTGGCATTGCGACAAAGACGGAAATTATTCTGAATATGGAGGAACGCAAATGCAACAGACCGATTATACTTCTGTTCATTTCTTGAGAGGTAGACAGACTTCAAACACAAACGGAGAAGTTTCTTTTATCTCTATTTATCCAGGCTGGTATCAAGGAAGAGCCCCGCATGTGCATGTTGAAGTTTTATCGAGTGCGGGAACTTCTTTACTTGTAACTCAGATCGCATTTCCAGAAACTATTTCGAGTCAAGTTTACTCCAGCACCAATTATGTGGCACACGGACAAGCAGATACTGCGAATGCAAAAGACAATGTATTTGCCGACAGCTTATCTGAGGAACTTGCTACAATTACGGGTAACATTACAGATGGTTATACGCTTACAAAAACAATAACCGTTAACGCATAA
- a CDS encoding OmpH family outer membrane protein — MMKQIKTLLIAAILILGASNTMNAQAKVAHVDVSEIMSKMPAMLDAQNQLQKLSGTYDAEYKKMVDEYQVKIKKYEAEAATVTDAVNGERSKEVQDMQKRIVDYRDNAQKELQQKETDIVKPLMEKVRASIQKVGKAKGFQYVLDGSTLLLADGPNITADVKKDLGF, encoded by the coding sequence ATGATGAAACAAATCAAAACTTTACTAATTGCTGCAATTCTTATTTTAGGAGCAAGTAACACAATGAACGCGCAAGCGAAGGTAGCTCATGTTGATGTAAGCGAGATCATGTCTAAAATGCCTGCTATGCTAGATGCTCAAAATCAACTGCAAAAATTAAGTGGTACATATGATGCTGAATACAAAAAAATGGTTGACGAATATCAAGTAAAAATTAAAAAGTACGAGGCTGAAGCTGCAACTGTAACAGATGCTGTAAACGGTGAGCGTTCTAAAGAAGTTCAAGATATGCAAAAGAGAATTGTTGATTACAGAGACAATGCTCAAAAAGAATTACAACAAAAAGAAACAGATATCGTAAAACCATTAATGGAAAAAGTTAGAGCTTCTATCCAAAAAGTTGGAAAAGCTAAAGGTTTCCAATACGTTTTAGACGGTTCTACTTTATTATTAGCTGATGGTCCAAACATCACTGCTGATGTTAAAAAAGATTTAGGATTCTAA